A single window of Mycosarcoma maydis chromosome 1, whole genome shotgun sequence DNA harbors:
- a CDS encoding uncharacterized protein (related to muconate cycloisomerase / hypothetical protein): MSTYASTSSGSAPDGPRTLRLHVWGTSPTLPTLDPASLYAASLLRATFAHKGDVQLQLASASTSLARVPLLQVLEGNNETVELIDSVEAIKSFCTAVGLDSALVSDEELEAKHTALHAFVDDHLLDLILHSLFSLPANFRTVTASAYSSVGGIEAPASSLAKLASLPLRFQPSIPSRLRNVVETRLTAVGLWGLGGKEALAQSGEADDLAARAGIIPARKQGLGQSAKQAVHDEFERSKLVSKWREVLDVIDAALGGGMYLFGGSKVSSLDAHVFGYLAPLLFASPKMPVDILPRLVKTSYPRLAHYLTKMNQQLFPGPDELSLWATHTEVLSSPPTVPTSSSTPLSGLLSYIWPFSAPTTSNKASSPSTTDSTPAAAAADSIPRTTPTATRQQQQRQSRPSASPEDRRLRLGRALWVCSALIGLVGYTFASGIPTTNLTQHDPSTSCGIATSSNPFCVRSCLTTSSDTCAQNYHIVTGTFNSRSLFVLTYDVLNSKLSILHSIRAEGPHQYLALGVSSRQQQTVYATTWGTPSALSAWHVSPTDYSLSFGNRREITATGSYVHVQPPPYLTRSAPGFGSLPGVARWLGSAGGPTGELHTLDPETGRIETRVKEMIFLAGGEKQLATADKTRKALRYGAHSFDCSASSSSGQGQVAYVADLGANAIQAYRFASLDHLYTIVSKREEDGPRHVIPHPEWPLVFTVTEHSNYVDAYQVPPYDSDIKEGARHVAEADLLTPQQAASGRSNWRGDTLRFSSDLRYIYATTRGKTMSNKGLLVALRLTITPSSSGIHVDLREVARFHTRTSGGKANAIELAPTRIMDGLDHMVLTDDEQGWIDVVAFDLNEPSFHVKASTQLPPIQHHHQPQPQGASHAIWLL; encoded by the exons ATGTCAACGTACGCATCAACCTCATCTGGTTCCGCGCCTGACGGCCCAAGGACGCTTCGCCTCCACGTCTGGGGCACATCACCTACATTGCCCACTCTTGACCCAGCATCGCTCTACGCGGCATCACTTCTTCGTGCCACTTTTGCGCACAAAGGTGATGTGCAGTTGCAGCTTGCGTCGGCGTCAACGTCGCTCGCACGCGTGCCGTTGCTCCAGGTGCTCGAAGGCAACAACGAAACTGTCGAGTTGATTGACAGTGTTGAAGCCATTAAGTCGTTCTGTACCGCCGTCGGTCTCGATTCTGCGTTGGTgtcggacgaggagctcgaagcaAAACACACTGCTCTTCACGCATTTGTAGACGACCATCTGCTCGACCTCATCCTACATTCACTCTTTAGTCTTCCGGCCAACTTCCGCACCGTGACCGCCTCAGCATATTCCTCGGTCGGCGGTATCGAAGCTCCCGCCTCTTCGTTGGCAAAGCTTGCCTCTTTGCCTTTGCGGTTCCAGCCTTCTATCCCCTCGCGCCTGCGTAACGTGGTTGAAACACGTCTCACAGCCGTCGGACTGTGGGGATTGGGAGGCAAAGAAGCTCTTGCGCAGTCGGGCGAAGCAGACGACCTAGCAGCTAGAGCAGGCATCATCCCCGCCAGGAAGCAAGGCTTGGGTCAATCGGCAAAGCAAGCGGTACACGACGAGTTTGAACGatccaagctcgtctccAAGTGGAGAGAGGTTCTCGATGTTATCGACGCGGCTCTCGGCGGTGGCATGTATTTGTTCGGAGGAAGCAAAGTGAGCAGTCTGGATGCGCATGTATTTGGATATCTCGCCCCGCTGCTTTTCGCCTCTCCCAAAATGCCCGTGGATATCCTGCCAAGGCTTGTCAAGACGTCGTACCCCCGACTAGCGCATTACCTTACAAAGATGAACCAACAGCTCTTCCCCGGCCCGGATGAGCTGAGCCTCTGGGCCACACATACCGAAGTACTTTCCAGCCCGCCTACTGTCCCGACATCTTCATCAACACCTTTGTCAGGTCTTCTTTCGTACATTTGGCCCTTCTCGGCGCCTACAACTTCGAATAAGGCAAGTTCACCTTCCACCACCGACTCCACCCctgcggcggcggctgccGACTCGATTCCACGTACAACACCAACAGCGacaaggcagcagcagcagagacagTCCCGTCCTTCCGCGTCGCCTGAAGACCGCAGATTGCGTTTGGGTCGCGCTCTGTGGGTCTGCTCGGCGCTGATTGGGTTGGTCGGGTATACGTTTGCCAGCGGCATT CCTACGACTAATTTGACACAACACGATCCGAGCACGAGCTGTGGTATTgcgaccagcagcaacccATTCTGCGTACGCTCTTGTTTGACGACTAGCTCGGATACGTGCGCCCAAAACTACCACATCGTGACGGGCACGTTCAACTCGCGCTCGCTGTTCGTGCTCACGTACGACGTGCTCAACTCGAAGCTCTCGATCCTGCACAGCATCCGCGCCGAAGGGCCTCACCAATACCTCGCGCTCGGCGTTTCTTCGAGGCAACAACAGACGGTGTACGCCACCACATGGGGCACGCCTTCGGCGCTCTCGGCGTGGCACGTTTCGCCGACCGACTACTCGCTTTCGTTCGGCAATCGACGCGAGATCACGGCTACGGGAAGTTATGTACATGTTCAACCGCCACCGTACTTGACGCGCTCTGCACCTGGATTTGGATCGCTGCCTGGAGTGGCGAGGTGGCTGGGCTCGGCAGGTGGGCCCACTGGTGAGCTCCATACGCTGGATCCGGAAACTGGACGCATCGAGACGCGCGTCAAAGAGATGATTTTTCTGGCTGGCGGTGAAAAGCAGCTTGCGACGGCCGATAAGACGCGCAAAGCGCTCCGCTACGGTGCTCACAGCTTCGACTgttcggcttcgtcgagctcgggTCAAGGCCAGGTGGCATATGTGGCGGATTTGGGGGCGAATGCTATTCAAGCGTATCGATTCGCATCGCTGGACCATCTGTATACGATAGTGTCCAAGAGGGAGGAGGATGGACCGAGACACGTGATCCCTCATCCCGAGTGGCCGCTGGTGTTTACGGTTACGGAGCATTCGAATTATGTGGATGCGTACCAGGTGCCGCCGTACGACTCGGATATCAAGGAGGGAGCGAGGCATGTGGCCGAGGCGGACCTGCTCACACCGCAACAAGCGGCTTCTGGACGTTCTAACTGGCGTGGTGATACGCTGCGATTTTCGTCGGACCTCCGATACATCTATGCCACAACGCGTGGCAAGACCATGTCGAATAAAGGCCTGCTTGTTGCGCTGCGTCTGACGATTACGCCGAGTAGCTCAGGGATTCACGTGGATCTGCGTGAAGTTGCACGTTTCCACACTCGTACGAGCGGCGGTAAGGCGAATGCGATCGAACTCGCACCGACGCGCATTATGGACGGTCTGGATCACATGGTTCTTaccgatgacgagcagggCTGGATCGACGTGGTTGCATTTGACCTGAATGAGCCTAGCTTCCATGTCAAGGCTTCTACACAACTGCCGCCAATtcaacatcatcaccaACCCCAACCACAAGGCGCAAGCCATGCCATCTGGCTTTTGTAA
- a CDS encoding uncharacterized protein (related to trna methyltransferase) has translation MRGTRARDIVDIRARLHTSRAAFTWTSRSVSATAATACLRHHTDSNWRLYPIRQAIQSPAYKLQSRHLSEANAILASHHGPQKGERVVVALSGGVDSSVTAALLAQADFDLEAVFMRNWNELDESGRMQPGSGGASGCTWQRDWQDVQSVCRHLGNIPVKMIDLSKEYWTQVFEPALQDWQQGTTPNPDVSCNKEIKFGALMDRLIRTGDHGGSKSWLATGHYAHVAWQQQGDRTRPMLMRAKDRSKDQTYYLSSVGEDKLAHAHFPLAHLLKTQVRELAKKFQLPTAERRESMGICFIGTRGSNGGAVSNTQGFSTFLNGYIPSAPGDMVDESGRVVSKHCGLHTLTVGQGARIRGATSKYYVAKKDIPNNKIVVVQGKDHPMLLCTRLYVRDIEWIWREPPPELKYDGVGRVTLLAQVRHRQVESECVVSRFKQGKNGYVVQFTEPVLAVAPGQVLGLWRGNWCLGSAVIESVDTVYDDLAQ, from the coding sequence ATGCGAGGCACAAGGGCGCGAGACATTGTCGATATACGTGCTCGGCTGCACACGTCACGTGCAGCATTCACTTGGACGTCCAGATCTGTGtcggcaacagcagccacgGCTTGCTTGAGGCATCACACTGACAGCAACTGGAGACTCTATCCGATACGTCAAGCAATTCAATCACCTGCATATAAACTACAGAGCCGTCACCTGAGCGAAGCCAATGCGATCCTAGCCTCGCACCATGGCCCGCAAAAAGGCGAGCGTGTCGTCGTTGCACTCTCCGGAGGCGTCGATTCGTCCGTCACCGCCGCTCTGCTCGCACAAGCAGACTTCGACCTTGAAGCCGTCTTCATGCGCAACTGgaacgagctcgacgaatcGGGCCGTATGCAACCCGGTTCCGGTGGTGCGTCAGGCTGCACGTGGCAGCGAGACTGGCAAGACGTACAATCAGTGTGTCGTCACCTCGGCAATATCCCTGTCAAGATGATCGATCTGAGCAAGGAGTATTGGACGCAAGTGTTCGAACCAGCACTGCAAGACTGGCAGCAGGGTACAACTCCGAATCCGGACGTGAGCTGCAATAAGGAGATAAAGTTCGGCGCTCTCATGGATCGGCTCATACGCACAGGCGACCATGGTGGAAGCAAGAGCTGGTTGGCCACGGGACACTACGCGCATGTAGCCTGGCAACAACAAGGCGATCGCACAAGACCGATGTTGATGAGGGCAAAGGATAGGAGCAAGGATCAAACCTACTACCTATCGTCGGTCGGTGAGGATAAATTAGCACATGCACACTTCCCGCTAGCCCATTTGCTCAAAACGCAAGTTCGAGAGCTGGCCAAGAAGTTCCAGCTGCCAACCGCCGAGAGAAGAGAGTCAATGGGCATCTGCTTTATCGGCACGCGCGGCTCGAACGGCGGTGCGGTTTCCAACACCCAAGGCTTCTCGACGTTTCTCAACGGATACATCCCTTCAGCTCCAGGAGACATGGTTGATGAATCAGGTCGAGTCGTATCCAAACACTGTGGACTTCACACTCTGACTGTAGGTCAAGGTGCACGTATCCGTGGCGCAACGTCGAAGTACTACGTCGCAAAGAAGGATATCCCCAACAACAAAATTGTTGTGGTACAGGGTAAAGATCATCCGATGCTGTTGTGTACACGGTTGTACGTGCGTGATATCGAGTGGATATGGAGGGAGCCGCCACCCGAACTCAAATACGATGGCGTAGGCAGAGTCACACTTCTGGCACAGGTACGACATCGACAAGTCGAGTCCGAATGCGTGGTTAGCAGATTCAAGCAAGGGAAGAACGGATACGTAGTCCAGTTCACCGAGCCGGTGCTGGCTGTTGCGCCAGGTCAAGTGCTGGGCCTGTGGAGAGGGAATTGGTGCTTAGGCAGCGCAGTGATAGAATCTGTTGACACCGTGTACGATGATCTGGCCCAGTAA
- a CDS encoding uncharacterized protein (related to inner kinetochore protein MIF2), protein MASQASRRFHEAGVGSRTGLRLSAVARDQDGFEDLEAFYKASQAALDHQKQQHPDELEDDDEDYDSFDEATFNRRRQAASSSSMMDIQNSSAPSPRSLLRSSRGSAAVASVSSPERAGQAHGNITLADDDDQLDLPELSTGSRSFNLVTMASNDANDDEEPEQRLRAPSTPQRGLSERKAGTLPNAKRKGKEPVTARRNIQLSDSDDDDILASIQQRLESAYDDEQDQWPMSEDEIVPVKPSPAKMTTAAASSHTKPRKRSRMTKGTADERPAVSAPSGASSKRPKKAKEPTNESSVVTAPPAASSKNKPERPPKSRAVEKEPEPEPELAFGLDEDEPEPAHFAARSSSISTPPPAAKQLPKRKRGEPAKKSSAEQPAAASRVPQKASTTSTGVGRPAASSEKHKATKPKKVADEVVERVRLQPREATVINENGVRRSTRQRFAPLEYWRGERIRYGRPSLPSGTTPDDLCGSQGRGEDEFEEDPSMMLVRRRVPVLDIKEVIRVPRAPGEGTFSGTTMRARTTTRRKVERKSEERAPRLTPQTRVPEDEDEYARLDPTADTIYVEDGWDEETVETGMVIKDEASAEVEVSVVRTKATHRPIPVANQRFRFEKFFNSGGVMATGILHLPPGASKPTKSAKDNSFVFCVLQGALRASVHRKSFIIGPKGVFQVPAGNTYSLENICQREVHLFFAQCIKTKIANAGDLTMFTQMSDTSYGTPGFKAGLYSHDQRGGRDDQRLEDEMRKTTESAAGESMQLQQQRGNGKVLDHRPVLTARSDADDSDEDDFELSRRVKSAKRVFRKL, encoded by the coding sequence ATGGCTTCTCAAGCCTCACGTCGGTTCCATGAAGCCGGTGTAGGCTCACGGACCGGATTACGGCTTTCTGCAGTCGCAAGAGACCAGGATGGATTCGAAGATCTGGAAGCCTTCTACAAGGCTAGTCAAGCCGCACTTGATCACCAGaaacagcagcatccggatgagctggaagatgacgatgaagacTACGACTCCTTTGACGAGGCGACCTTCAATCGACGTCGTCAGGCGGCGTCGAGTAGTAGCATGATGGACATTCAGAACAGCTCGGCGCCTTCGCCAAGATCGTTGCTGCGCTCATCGCGTGGCTCGGCAGCTGTAGCATCCGTCAGCTCCCCAGAACGCGCAGGCCAAGCGCATGGAAACATCACTCTAgcagatgacgacgaccaacTTGATCTGCCAGAACTGTCGACGGGCTCGAGAAGCTTCAATCTCGTAACCATGGCTAGTAACGACGCTaacgacgatgaagagCCCGAGCAGCGATTGCGGGCACCTTCAACTCCACAGCGTGGCCTGTCGGAACGGAAAGCAGGAACACTTCCCAACGCCAAAAGAAAGGGTAAAGAGCCCGTGACAGCACGCCGCAACATCCAGCTCTCAGAttcggacgacgacgatatCCTCGCTTCCATACAACAACGGCTAGAATCTGCGTACGACGATGAACAAGACCAGTGGCCAATGAGCGAAGACGAAATCGTTCCTGTAAAGCCCTCTCCGGCTAAGATGACtacagcagctgcttcctcCCACACAAAACCGCGAAAGCGATCGAGGATGACAAAGGGAACGGCTGATGAGAGACCCGCCGTATCTGCACCATCAGGTGCATCTTCAAAGCGACCCAAGAAAGCAAAGGAACCAACAAACGAGAGCTCTGTAGTAACCGCTCCACCAGCTGCATCCTCAAAGAACAAACCAGAACGGCCCCCAAAGAGTCGTGCTGTGGAGAAAGAACCCGAACCCGAACCTGAACTCGCATTCGGGCTCGACGAAGATGAACCGGAGCCAGCTCACTTTGCGGCACGATCTTCGTCAATATCAACCCCGCCGCCTGCAGCTAAGCAGCTTCCAAAACGGAAACGAGGCGAGCCGGCGAAGAAATCATCTGCCGAGCAACCGGCTGCCGCTTCTCGTGTCCCTCAGAAAGCAAGCACGACGAGCACTGGTGTTGGGCGGCCGGCGGCAAGCAGCGAAAAGCACAAAGCGACCAAACCCAAAAAAGTGGCAGACGAAGTTGTGGAACGAGTGCGCTTGCAACCTCGCGAGGCGACCGTGATTAATGAGAACGGCGTGCGCAGAAGCACTCGACAGCGATTCGCACCACTCGAATACTGGCGTGGCGAACGCATCCGATATGGCCGACCCAGTCTACCGTCGGGTACCACTCCTGACGATCTTTGCGGCTCGCAAGGTCGAGGAGAGGACGAATTCGAGGAGGACCCCAGCATGATGCTCGTGCGCAGACGGGTACCCGTACTCGACATCAAGGAGGTCATTCGCGTCCCGCGCGCTCCTGGCGAAGGCACGTTCTCTGGCACAACGATGCGTGCTCGCACCACTACACGtcgcaaagtcgagcgcaagAGCGAAGAACGCGCCCCACGCCTGACTCCACAAACCCGCGTCCCtgaagatgaagacgagTATGCCCGCCTCGACCCTACGGCCGACACCATCTACGTGGAAGATGGATGGGACGAAGAAACGGTCGAGACAGGTATGGTGATCAAGGATGAAGCAAGCGCTGAAGTCGAGGTGAGCGTCGTACGCACCAAAGCGACCCATCGACCGATTCCTGTTGCCAACCAAAGATTCCGCTTCGAAAAGTTTTTCAACTCCGGTGGAGTTATGGCGACGGGTATCCTGCATCTACCCCCGGGGGCGAGCAAGCCGACCAAATCGGCCAAAGACAACAGCTTTGTGTTCTGCGTCTTGCAAGGCGCACTGCGAGCTTCGGTGCACAGGAAGAGCTTCATCATCGGGCCAAAGGGTGTCTTTCAGGTGCCCGCCGGAAACACGTACTCGCTTGAAAACATTTGTCAGCGCGAGGTGCATCTGTTCTTCGCTCAGTGCATCAAAACCAAGATAGCCAATGCGGGTGATCTGACGATGTTCACGCAGATGTCAGATACGAGCTATGGTACGCCTGGATTCAAAGCGGGGTTGTACAGCCATGACCAGCGGGGAGGTCGAGATGATCAGCGATTGGAGGATGAGATGAGAAAGACGACAGAGAGCGCGGCGGGTGAATCTATGCAGCTCCAGCAACAGCGTGGCAACGGAAAGGTGCTTGACCATCGGCCCGTGTTGACAGCACgcagcgatgccgacgatagcgacgaggacgattTCGAGCTCAGTCGTCGGGTCAAGTCGGCCAAGCGCGTTTTTCGCAAACTGTAG
- a CDS encoding uncharacterized protein (related to DNA topoisomerase II binding protein): MNRSARAHRSTKIPNVKLRPAQRGLAESISASSSSSNKRSRQQDDLLDDREDAAHFRRLRDDGHDHGAHLDADFIGSSARPLKGAIISITGLSDLKPILTQYARELGARVEGNLTEDVTHLIADRPGSEKYRFALQLGMHIIRPDWILDVRQAWLAGDNVDAEQLEQQHQLPALSNITLCFSALVGAERRKFAGLAKELGATVSDELRFDGTITHLVSATADPNASSSVQHLLHFLDRARHGRNGSREQAASRILAVRPEWLIDCQQAGGCLDEAIYSIFAMLPDQRRRSALIDKARSKLTSPFIRHEEHVTLPFQSPFIASSRSKLTLAETDSLARNSRKGGADPQDVDDEQPITLGSRQKAAAAAEKSFDNILSQLRSHSNAFNTTRNTPNSESDTLLASRPDAPTSTSASLSTSAQPSALAPTSTSVPAPHNPHRNSLLRMSRASSFSPVPTAPRVTSLSMRKNMINASKLVTLPHSSQSSGSQQIATSSREGCFHAKTFATRLDDFHRQKVLEQVLRDNGATILRLDPATPPDFVVVDPKAPAASLRPLVDANMTPVLHFWIEYCLHHETFVEPKEYFAALPALVPQPLPDGEHLRLMLLGFDPDSPELYHAQKLVVEMGGSIITHWKAESLTHVVCATQESFEGKHAQHARSCGVPVVGLDFIIKARQSGRLLPPPVSIAITEPSSSALTTSSSSSSGGTATNMYSAMAASNEHHIHDSLVQSGPDLPLAGCTVSRTKALASQSVVLERKALQLGACWQAQASVSTTHLLHGGSGIPREAKELKTGVFLVHPKWLEKCIEQNIRVDESLFPSSMDPSRSLLTVLSSSDGSASGDFLSQASQNLLQHGTRYTQASQRTHAELIAAAKPWHRSISADATRCNDGNQLLGRAEEADGRHIRGRSEEITLMQGVGDEVGDADLMLQDAKFDADVTLTGYMAQGDVSMDADDTAPAPSSQTLFEDEEAAADEEIGEVRGVKSVGSETKDQAKTKELDMLKSAQKEMVSADKVIELLNRRTLASATRKKNRLPPRARKQRSDEEVKRSSGSTDAKLAPEKVLEAQARLDAQRAAEAAAQGYSLGMDKEVGLPPSSQTGQSFDASVRIVYDDPAAVRERTKLLKVLAQHQQPLARAVDDEVPADGNEDRTGNVRMERIGDAAHANGALKRGAEDTFGAARQSKAYWENRNSESPNKRPAVRRQPLARR, from the coding sequence ATGAACAGGTCAGCAAGGGCGCACAGGTCCACGAAGATCCCCAACGTTAAGCTCCGTCCTGCCCAAAGAGGCTTGGCTGAATCAATATCGgcgtcttcctcttcttcaaACAAGCGATCACGCCAACAAGACGATCTGCTTGATGACCGCGAAGATGCGGCGCACTTTCGTCGACTCCGAGACGATGGACACGACCATGGCGCGCATCTGGACGCCGACTTTATCGGATCTTCCGCCCGTCCGCTCAAGGGTGCCATCATATCCATCACCGGTCTCAGCGATCTCAAGCCCATTCTGACTCAATATGCTCGTGAACTCGGAGCCAGAGTTGAAGGAAACCTCACTGAAGACGTCACTCATCTCATTGCTGACCGCCCCGGTTCCGAAAAGTACCGTTTTGCGCTCCAACTTGGCATGCATATTATCCGCCCCGACTGGATCCTAGACGTTCGTCAAGCATGGCTCGCCGGTGACAATGTGGATGCTGAACAGCTCGAACAACAACATCAGCTGCCCGCCTTGAGCAACATCACCCTCTGCTTCTCCGCTCTGGTCGGGGCAGAACGTCGTAAATTCGCTGGCCTAGCGAAAGAGCTCGGTGCTACTGTATCCGACGAGCTGCGTTTCGATGGCACCATTACGCATCTCGTCTCTGCCACCGCCGACCCTAATGCGTCTAGCAGCGTACAGCATCTTCTTCACTttctcgatcgagctcgccacGGTCGAAATGGCTCTCGAGAGCAGGCAGCATCCCGCATCTTGGCAGTACGTCCAGAATGGCTTATCGACTGTCAGCAAGCTGGAGGTTGCCTGGACGAAGCAATCTACTCCATATTTGCCATGCTTCCAGATCAACGTAGGCGCTCTGCCCTCATCGACAAAGCACGCTCCAAACTTACTTCGCCGTTTATCCGACACGAAGAACACGTCACTCTTCCATTTCAAAGCCCTTTCATTGCTTCGAGCCGATCCAAGTTGACCCTGGCTGAAACTGACTCTCTGGCGCGCAACTCCCGCAAAGGCGGCGCCGATCCTCAAGATGTCGACGATGAACAGCCTATCACATTGGGTTCAAGACAGAAagcggcagctgctgctgaaaaATCCTTCGACAATATCCTATCTCAACTCAGAAGCCACTCGAATGCGTTCAATACAACACGGAACACTCCCAACTCAGAGTCAGATACCCTTcttgcatctcgtccaGACGCACCAACCTCCACTTCCGCATCCTTATCTACATCTGCGCAGCCGTCCGCGCTGGCTCCCACATCCACGTCCGTCCCTGCTCCACACAATCCACATCGCAACAGCCTTCTACGCATGTCCCGTGCTTCTAGCTTCTCGCCCGTGCCAACGGCTCCCCGCGTCACGTCTCTCAGCATGCGAAAGAACATGATCAATgccagcaagctcgtcacCCTGCCGCACTCTAGTCAGTCTAGCGGTTCGCAGCAGATTGCAACCAGCAGCCGCGAGGGTTGTTTCCATGCAAAGACTTTCGCTACGCGCCTGGACGACTTCCATCGCCAAAAGGTGCTCGAACAAGTGTTGCGGGACAATGGCGCCACCATCCTCCGCCTGGACCCGGCGACCCCGCCTGACTTTGTGGTTGTAGATCCAAAAGCACCTGCTGCCTCTTTGAGGCCGCTTGTCGATGCCAACATGACACCGGTGCTGCATTTCTGGATCGAGTACTGCCTTCACCATGAAACGTTTGTCGAGCCAAAGGAATATTTCGCTGCCTTGCCTGCTCTGGTGCCCCAACCGTTGCCCGACGGTGAGCATTTGAGGCTGATGCTACTCGGCTTCGACCCTGATTCGCCAGAGCTCTACCACGCTCAGAAACTTGTCGTAGAGATGGGCGGCAGCATTATTACTCATTGGAAAGCCGAGTCTTTGACACACGTCGTCTGCGCCACACAGGAGAGCTTTGAAGGAAAACATGCTCAACATGCACGCAGCTGTGGTGTTCCCGTTGTCGGACTTGACTTCATCATCAAAGCAAGGCAGTCCGGTCGTCTGCTTCCGCCGCCCGTCTCCATTGCGATTACGGAGCCATCTTCATCGGCCCTGaccacgagcagcagcagcagcagcggcggcacCGCAACCAACATGTACTCTGCCATGGCTGCCTCAAATGAAcaccacattcacgataGTCTGGTCCAGTCTGGTCCAGATCTGCCCTTGGCAGGCTGCACCGTTTCGAGAACCAAAGCATTGGCCTCTCAAAGTGTGGTACTCGAACGCAAGGCTTTGCAGCTCGGAGCTTGTTGGCAAGCACAGGCTAGTGTGTCGACGACACATCTCCTTCATGGCGGCTCTGGCATACCTCGCGAGGCCAAAGAACTCAAGACCGGTGTGTTCCTTGTGCACCCAAAATGGCTCGAAAAGTGCATCGAGCAGAACATTCGAGTCGATGAGAGTCTTTTCCCTTCTTCAATGGATCCGTCCAGATCGCTGCTCACTGTGCTGTCCAGTTCAGATGGATCTGCTAGCGGTGACTTTCTCTCGCAAGCATCACAGAACCTCTTGCAGCACGGAACGAGATACACCCAGGCGAGCCAACGGACCCATGCAGAGCTCATTGCGGCGGCCAAGCCGTGGCACCGGTCAATCTCGGCAGACGCCACGAGATGCAATGACGGCAACCAGCTCCTCGGCAGAGCGGAGGAAGCGGATGGTCGACACATACGAGGCCGATCGGAAGAGATTACCTTGATGCAAGGAGTAGGCGATGAAGTAGGAGACGCAGACTTGATGCTTCAGGATGCCAAATTTGACGCTGATGTGACGCTCACAGGGTACATGGCTCAAGGTGATGTGAGCATGGATGCTGACGACACTGCCCCAGCTCCCTCAAGTCAAACACTTTTCGAAGATGAAGAGGCCGCAGCTGACGAAGAAATTGGTGAAGTGCGCGGCGTGAAAAGTGTGGGCTCCGAAACGAAGGACCAAGCTAAGACAaaggagctcgacatgctcaaGTCAGCTCAAAAGGAGATGGTGTCAGCAGACAAAGTCATCGAGCTCCTGAACCGCCGAACGTTGGCCTCAGCCACTCGCAAGAAGAATCGCCTCCCGCCACGCGCCCGCAAGCAGCGCTCTGACGAGGAGgtgaagcgcagcagcggttCGACCGacgccaagcttgctccAGAAAAGGTGCtcgaagcacaagcacggctcgatgctcaacgcgctgccgaggctgctgctcaagggTACTCGCTCGGCATGGACAAGGAGGTAGGCTTACCACCTAGTAGTCAGACGGGTCAGAGCTTCGATGCCAGCGTTCGCATTGTGTATGATGATCCTGCTGCGGTGAGGGAGCGCAcaaagctgctcaaagTGCTCGcccagcaccagcaaccgcttgctcgagctgtggacgacgaggtaCCGGCCGATGGCAACGAAGATCGCACCGGAAACGTCCGGATGGAGAGGATCGGAGATGCTGCTCACGCGAATGGCGCTCTCAAGCGCGGAGCCGAAGACACTTTCGGTGCTGCAAGACAAAGCAAAGCTTATTGGGAGAATCGCAACAGCGAGAGTCCGAACAAACGGCCTGCCGTTCGTCGACAGCCACTGGCGCGGCGCTGA